The genome window CGCCCGGTGATCGCGTTGAACGGCACCCGAACCCAGGAAAAACGCCGCGAAGTCCACAACAACGAACCGCTGCCGGCATTGAGCGTGATGTACCACGTCTCCGACGCCTGGAAACTGTTCGCCAACTACGAGACTTCGTTTGGCAGCCTGCAGTACTTCCAACTGGGCCAGGGCGGCACCGGCGACCAGACCGCCAACGGCCTGAACCCGGAAAAGGCCAAGACCTACGAGGTCGGCACACGCTACAACGACAATGTCTGGGGCGGTGAGCTGACGTTCTTCTACATCGACTTCTCGGATGAACTGCAATACGTCAGCAACGATGTAGGCTGGACCAACCTCGGCGCCACCAAGCACACCGGTATCGAAGCCTCGGCGCACTATGACCTGTCGAACCTGGACCCGCGCCTGGATGGCCTGACCGCCAATGCCGGCTTCACCTACACCAAGGCTACCTCCGAAGGTGACGTACCGTTCAAGGGCCGTGACTTGCCGCTGTACTCCCGTGAGGTGGCCACCTTGGGCCTGCGCTACGACGTCAACCGCTGGACCCACAACCTGGATGTGTACGCCCAGTCCGGCCAGCGTGCACCCGGTACGACCAGCACCTATGTCACCCAGGGCACGGCTGACGGCCAGTACGGTGATATTCCGGGCTACGTCTCGGTCAACGTGCGCAGTGGTTATGACTTTGGCGAGCAGTTGTCCAACCTGAAGTTGGGTGTGGGCGTGAAGAACGTCTTCGACCAACAGCACTACACCCGTTCCAGTGACAACAACGCCGGGTTGTACCTGGGCGAACCACGTACGTTCTTCGTACAGGCCAGTGTCGGGTTCTGATTCATTCTGAAAGGAAAAGTCGCAGCTCCATTTAGGGCTGCGATTTTTTTTGCCTGTTTCCTACGTGTGCACAGCGCATTTGGCTGTCTGTCGCGGAACTGATTCCGACGCAAACTCCACACATGGACATACCTGATGGGTCTCGACGCTACGTTGAAGCGGCAGCCTGAAGGTCACGCTCACTGTATTGGAGAAACTCATGTCGGTACCGACCCTCGATGTATCCACATCTGCTTCAACGACGTCCAACCGGGCGCCGGCAGACGCCAAGCCTCAGGCCAAACCCGCTGGCCCGGCGCCTAAAGCGCCTGCTTTCAATGACCATGGCGCTGCCAGCGTCAGTTTTCACTCCAATGAGCACAAGTCCGGGCCTGTGTTTGGTAACGCTCAGCCAGCCATGGAGCGTCACTTTCCGGGTCAGCACAGCGCGTTCATGCCGTTCAGTTTGCTGCATAGGTTCAGAGAATTGATGGCCAGTTGGTTTGCTGGTCACCGACCACCGATGCATCCAGGCTGCAGTAATCCGCCGCCAAGGCCGAATCCTGGCTGGAGCAACCCGCCGCCACGACCGAATCCTACTGTTGGCAAGCCATGTCCGACACGACCGTGCGAATCTGATGCTGACTATAGCCTGATGAGCCGTGAACAGTTGTTGCGGCTAATGCGTGACAAATTTCCAGCCTTCGAGGACCCCAGGTACCTGGGTTACATGAGCGTTGACAGCATTAAAGCGAAGGCGAATCGGCCATTGCTCCCTGAATACGGACCGAACAAAGAAGAGAACAAAAAAAGGAACCAGGAAACTCGCCTGGCCAGGCAAGTCTTGAAAGATCCGAACCTGATGGATGCCATCTTCCGAAACCCAGTCACAGGCGCACGGGAGCCTTTGGCCAGCCCACAAAGGCTGGACATGCTTGCCAAAAGGGAAGACTACTTCACCTACTACAGCGACAAGCAGTTGCGCCAAGAAGTGCGTGAGCATTGGGGCCGGAATCCACCGATCGAAGTCCTCCTGTGGTGGGCAAACAGACCGCTGACGGGTGATTCTGAGAAGGACCATCAGACCCAACTGGCGAAGGAACTCCTTTTCCATCACCGCGATTTGGTGGCAAAGCTGTTCAAAAAATGACTTCTAAACCAGTCCTGTGGCGAGGTTACTGACGTTTCGCTAATTAGCGTTCATGCGCCGCCACAACGGTTGCGGCGCGGTCATCCATCGTGCGTGAACTGTTTGCGCTCAATGCCACTGACCTCCTATCCAACGGCTTTGTTAAAAACGGTCACTCTTCAGCTAACACGTGAGAGCTAACCAATGACTTCAACCTCCTTCAACCGCCCGCCCGTGGGCTGCCAGGGGTTTACTGGCTCTGGCCATGAGCCGGACCTCCCCGCAGCAGGTAGAGGCATCGCTTCAGAGGATCCTCTGGGCACGCCGTATTCACACGCTGCCGAGACCCGCCGTATGAAGGCCTTCGATGGTCAGGGCAAGTTCCAGGCGCCGGTCGCCGATGACTTTTTCCGCGGCTTGCCCGAGTCTGGACTGCACTCGGTGGATGATGCCAAGGGGCCAGGAAGCGTCGGGGTCTTCGATGGCTTGAAGGCCTGGTTGCGCAGACAGAGGGGCAATTGATGCCCGGTGTCAGCATCTTTTTACATGCTGTCATTGGTAGTTACCGATCTGACGGAACTGCCGTATGTATTCGGCCACACATCAGGTGCCCGTCTGCCTGGAGTCCCTTCAATGATTTCGGTGATCACGGTCGCGCTCACCAAACCGGTGAGGATCTGAAAAAGTTGGAGAAAACGCATGAGTATCGAGGGTGTATCAAGACTCTGCCGGCCGGCCCCGAATGTCGCAAGTGAGCGATCAACCCTGTCACAACCGGCCGCCCAGCCTTACACCTGGAATACGGTTTGTGCTGCGCAGCCGGATGGGGCGCACAGGCCAAGGCTGTTCCGCACAGCGCAACTCGGGCTCAGTCACCGGGCGCTGCAGAATGCGCCCACCGCACGCGCACAGGTCAGCGAACCCGACGCAACCTGGACCGACAGGCAACTGGCGCAAGCGTTGGAAAAAGGCTTCGGTTTGCTGCACCTGTTTCTGAAAGAGGGGCGATTGACGTACTCTGCGTTGTGCCGGGTGGCCGCTGAATGATGGGGCAAAGCGAGGAGCTGAACAGGGTCATCAACGTCGTCCGCGAACTGCTCAAGCGTCCATCACTGATTGACGCGATCATGAACCGCGACGGTTACATCACGCGAGACAGTCTCATGGCAGCCGCTGCTTTACCGGGTAACAGCTCGCCCAGTGAGTTCAGCCAGGACCCGTTCCATGCCCAAGACAATGACTGCGTAGTACAGGCCTTGAAGAACCTGTTCGAGCAACTGAGGGACCCGACCAAGGACCGCACGTTCCTTTTTGAACCGTATCAGTACCTCGCGATTGAAACGCTCATGAAGGTCATGCAGGACCCCTACGACGTTGATCATGACGGTGTCCCCATGCTGGAATCTTCTACCGGCATGCCCAAGCCCAGGTACAGCGAACTCTGTGTCTA of Pseudomonas azotoformans contains these proteins:
- a CDS encoding type III secretion effector protein; this translates as MSVPTLDVSTSASTTSNRAPADAKPQAKPAGPAPKAPAFNDHGAASVSFHSNEHKSGPVFGNAQPAMERHFPGQHSAFMPFSLLHRFRELMASWFAGHRPPMHPGCSNPPPRPNPGWSNPPPRPNPTVGKPCPTRPCESDADYSLMSREQLLRLMRDKFPAFEDPRYLGYMSVDSIKAKANRPLLPEYGPNKEENKKRNQETRLARQVLKDPNLMDAIFRNPVTGAREPLASPQRLDMLAKREDYFTYYSDKQLRQEVREHWGRNPPIEVLLWWANRPLTGDSEKDHQTQLAKELLFHHRDLVAKLFKK
- a CDS encoding type III secretion effector protein; the protein is MMGQSEELNRVINVVRELLKRPSLIDAIMNRDGYITRDSLMAAAALPGNSSPSEFSQDPFHAQDNDCVVQALKNLFEQLRDPTKDRTFLFEPYQYLAIETLMKVMQDPYDVDHDGVPMLESSTGMPKPRYSELCVYTAKNIIERPGLLLSLERVNSPRLFGPPHHAGYLSNKSLDLWRERYKERKAR